DNA from Paraburkholderia sp. BL10I2N1:
GCCAAAGCGCCGGCGCGCAGCGGCAAGCCGGTGGTACGTCGCCGAAACGATCCTGGCAGTGCGCCCAGGAAACCGGGTTCATCCCGCTGAGTCCCGGAGAAAAAGATCATGGAATTTTTCCGTATCCGCAAAGACATTCCGTTCATGCAGCGCGCGTTGCTGTTCAACGCGATTTCGCTCCTGACGTTTATCGCTGCCGTGTTTTTCCTCGTGCACCGCGGGCTGCATCTGTCGGTGGAATTCACGGGCGGCACGGTCATCGAAGTGCAGTATCCGACGGCCGTACCGCTCGAACCGGTGCGTAACACGCTCGACAAGCTCGGTTACGCCGACGCGCAGGTGCAGAACTTCGGCACCTCGCGCGACGTGCTGATCCGCCTGCCGCTCAAGCAGGGGCTTACGTCCGCGCAGCAGAGCGACCAGGTGATGAGCGCACTGAAAGCCGAAAACGCGCAGGCGCAGTTGCAGCGCGTCGAGTTCGTCGGCCCGCAGGTCGGCAAGGAACTCGCCACCGACGGTCTGCTCGCGCTTGCCTGCGTGGTCGTCGGCATCGTGATCTACCTGTCGTTCCGCTTCGAATGGAAATATGCCGTCGCCGGCGTGATCGCCAACCTGCACGACGTGGTGATCATTCTCGGTTTCTTCGCGTTCTTCCAGTGGGAGTTCTCGCTGTCGGTGCTGGCTGCCGTGCTCGCGGTGCTCGGTTACTCGGTGAACGAATCGGTCGTTATCTTCGACCGGATTCGCGAAACCTTCCGTCGCGAACGCAAGATGACGGTGATCGAAGTCATCAACCATGCAATCACGAGCACGATGTCGCGAACCATCATCACGCACGGCTGTACGCAGATGATGGTGCTGTCGATGTTCCTGTTCGGCGGCCCGACGCTGCACTACTTCGCGCTGGCCCTGACGGTCGGTATCCTGTTCGGTATCTATTCGTCGGTGTTCGTTGCGGCGGCGCTCGCGATGTGGCTGGGCGTGAAACGCGAAGACCTGATCAAGGACAAGAAGGAACGCCATGATCCAGGCGACCCGAACGCCGGCGCACAGGTTTGATATCCACTGAGCGCTGGACGTAGAAGCACCAAAGACAAAGGCCGGTTCGAAAGAACCGGCCTTTGTCTTTTACCGCGCCTGACATGCTCAACATGGCTGTCGCCGCCTGCAACGGCAACCCACGTTAGCGCTCCCGACGGATTATTTGAAGCCCAGCTTGCGCCGCGCCGCAATCAATGCGCTCAGGCTGATCACGGCGGCGAAGATCATATAGAAGCTCGGAGCCGCTTTCGTACCGGTTGCGCTAATGAGCCACGTAATGATGAACGGTCCGAAGCCGCCGAAGATTGTCACCGCGATGTTATACGCAAGCGACATGCCGGTCGTACGCGTCTGCACGGGAAAGATCTCAGACAGAAGGCCGGGCAGCGCGCCAAAGTATCCGGTCATCAGGA
Protein-coding regions in this window:
- the secF gene encoding protein translocase subunit SecF, encoding MEFFRIRKDIPFMQRALLFNAISLLTFIAAVFFLVHRGLHLSVEFTGGTVIEVQYPTAVPLEPVRNTLDKLGYADAQVQNFGTSRDVLIRLPLKQGLTSAQQSDQVMSALKAENAQAQLQRVEFVGPQVGKELATDGLLALACVVVGIVIYLSFRFEWKYAVAGVIANLHDVVIILGFFAFFQWEFSLSVLAAVLAVLGYSVNESVVIFDRIRETFRRERKMTVIEVINHAITSTMSRTIITHGCTQMMVLSMFLFGGPTLHYFALALTVGILFGIYSSVFVAAALAMWLGVKREDLIKDKKERHDPGDPNAGAQV